One genomic segment of Helicoverpa zea isolate HzStark_Cry1AcR chromosome 22, ilHelZeax1.1, whole genome shotgun sequence includes these proteins:
- the LOC124641409 gene encoding uncharacterized protein LOC124641409: protein MSEQLVANELLAFLQQKLDVMDEVSAVQICASNFSEDDVAAAKQLLYRLLNKSDQMVSRRRDGTKKSIQDIITLLKETDPDDVPTFVAKDLNKLPPVTFDHVDVTSLLKDIVFLKASLADVQKKLDASQITVADLRSELNELRKSVTVTGSPVGASNVNMQRGACLDVSGASFASAVLSPSPLSPPNAESAQCAPRAPRCPAPVPAAPPLAAARPLDQLLVSAASAKHQNVRRDYVSVIGSKIDATKKPVPVKGQNRADDEGFVTVQRRKRPCQGKSMNIETKAKVCEILNPP from the exons ATGAGTGAACAACTCGTGGCGAATGAGCTGCTGGCGTTCCTGCAGCAGAAGCTGGACGTGATGGACGAGGTGTCCGCTGTCCAAATCTGCGCGTCGAACTTCAGCGAGGATGACGTCGCTGCTGCAAAGCAGCTGCTGTACAGGTTGCTCAACAAGAGCGACCAGATGGTGTCCCGCCGGCGTGACGGGACAAAGAAGAGCATTCAGGACATCATCACGCTGCTAAAGGAGACCGATCCAGACGACGTGCCGACGTTTGTGGCGAAGGATCTGAATAAGCTTCCGCCCGTCACCTTCGACCACGTCGACGTTACGAGCCTGCTGAAAGACATCGTCTTTCTAAAGGCAAGTCTTGCGGATGTACAGAAGAAGTTAGATGCATCCCAAATTACAGTCGCCGATTTGCGCAGCGAACTTAACGAGTTGCGTAAATCGGTGACTGTAACTGGGTCACCTGTGGGTGCATCGAACGTAAACATGCAGCGCGGAGCGTGCCTCGATGTATCGGGTGCAAGTTTCGCGTCAGCAGTTTTGTCGCCGTCACCGCTGTCACCGCCGAACGCTGAGTCGGCACAGTGCGCGCCTCGTGCGCCCCGCTGCCCCGCTCCCGTCCCTGCGGCTCCTCCGCTCGCCGCCGCTCGACCGCTCGATCAGCTGCTCGTTTCTGCAGCCTCGGCGAAACATCAAAATGTACGTCGAGACTACGTTAGCGTCATAGGTAGCAAAATTGATGCTACGAAGAAGCCCGTGCCCGTAAAGGGACAGAATCGGGCTGACGATGAGGGGTTCGTTACGGTGCAAAGGAGGAAGCGCC CATGTCAAGGTAAAAGTATGAACATTGAAACGAAAGCAAAAGTGTGCGAGATCCTGAATCCGCCATGA